The Xiphias gladius isolate SHS-SW01 ecotype Sanya breed wild chromosome 7, ASM1685928v1, whole genome shotgun sequence genome window below encodes:
- the picalmb gene encoding phosphatidylinositol binding clathrin assembly protein b isoform X7, with translation MSGQSITDRITAAQHSVTGSAVSKTVCKATTHEIMGPKKKHLDYLIHCTNEMNVNIPQLADSLFERTTNTSWVVVFKSLITTHHLMVYGNERFVQYLASRNTLFNLSNFLDKSGLQGYDMSTFIRRYSRYLNEKAVSYRQVAFDFTKVKRGVDGVMRTMNTEKLLKTIPIIQNQMDALLDFNVNANELTNGVINAAFMLLFKDSIRLFAAYNEGIINLLEKYFDMKKTQCKEGLDIYKKFLTRMTRISEFLKVAEQVGIDRGDIPDLSQAPSSLLEALEQHLASLEGKKVKDSTAASRASTLSNAVSSLASTGMSFTKVDEREKQAALEEEQARLKALKEQRLKELSKRPSFATTDTSPIATTGGTISTAPAIDLFSTPSCSNGAVKMESDLFDLQSTFQPSMQSGSTGLPVATAWADPFTSAEAGDDSMPNLNPFLSKLVVDATHLPVVSSDGVSFSSRTSGHEMFGDSFCGPVSTAQHLPHQAPFPSEPSTVAGLFRGYSTPQAPPQQSAGGLQVDFESVFGAKATGSNSVNTDDITGGILKPTLAGSNQPSSQQPEKLVSDDLDSSLANLVGNLGIGNGTMKNDIHWSQPGEKRMTGGTNWQPKAAPTTTWNPVSMAPSIMAFPATTPTGMMGYGMPPQMGSMGMMNPPTMMYTQPVMRPPNPFGSVSSAQPSAASSPSSQSPLRAPGQDPFAHLSLKDFL, from the exons ATGTCGGGGCAGAGCATTACGGACAGGATAACGGCAGCCCAGCACAGTGTAACGGGGTCCGCCGTGTCGAAAACAGTTTGCAAGGCCACCACTCACGAAATAATGGGCCcgaaaaagaaacatttggaTT atttgATCCACTGCACCAACGAGATGAACGTGAACATACCCCAGCTGGCGGACTCGCTGTTCGAGAGGACCACCAACACCAGCTGGGTGGTTGTGTTTAAGTCACTCATCACCACACACCACCTCATGGTCTATGGAAACGAG CGTTTTGTCCAGTACTTGGCTTCAAGGAATACACTTTTCAACCTCAGTAattttttggacaaaagtgGGTTACAAG gttATGACATGTCCACATTTATCAGGCGGTATAGTCGATACCTGAACGAGAAAGCTGTTTCATACAGACAGGTTGCCTTTGACTTCACAAAAGTGAAACGCGG AGTGGACGGCGTAATGAGGACCatgaacacagagaaactgCTCAAGACTATCCCCATTATTCAGAACCAGATGGACGCCCTTCTCGATTTCAAT GTCAATGCCAACGAGCTGACTAATGGAGTCATCAATGCAGCCTTCATGCTTCTCTTCAAAGATTCCATCAGGCTTTTTGCTGCTTACAATGAAGGCATTATCAATCTGCTTG AGAAATACTTTGACATGAAGAAGACTCAGTGTAAAGAAGGTTTGGACATTTACAAGAAGTTTCTCACCCGAATGACCCGGATATCAGAGTTCCTCAAAGTAGCAGAG CAGGTGGGAATTGATCGAGGCGACATTCCAGACCTTTCACAG GCTCCCAGTAGCCTTCTCGAAGCTCTGGAGCAGCACTTGGCCTCTTTAGAGGGCAAGAAAGTCAAAGACTCCACTGCAGCCAGCAG GGCCAGCACTCTGTCAAATGCAGTGTCATCACTGGCCAGCACGGGGATGTCTTTCACTAAAGTGGATGAGCGGGAGAAGCAGGCAGCTCTCGAAGAGGAACAGGCCCGACTCAAAGCTCTGAAG GAACAAAGGCTTAAAGAGCTCTCCAAGAGACCCTCCTTCGCCACCACTGATACATCGCCTATTGCCACCACCGGGGGCACCATCAGCACAGCACCAGCCATCGACCTCTTCTCTACGCCCAGCTGCTCGAATGG TGCAGTGAAGATGGAAAGTGACCTTTTTGACCTGCAGTCAACTTTCCAGCCCTCCATGCAATCAGGCTCAACAGGGCTTCCAGTGGCAACAGCATGGGCAG ATCCTTTCACCTCTGCTGAAGCTGGAGATGATTCCATGCCAAACCTCAACCCTTTCCTCTCAAAACTCGTTGTCGATGCCACTCACTTACCTGTCGTGTCTTCAGATGGTGTTAGCTTTTCCTCTAGGACATCTGGTCATGAAATGTTTGGTG ACTCCTTCTGTGGTCCAGTGTCCACTGCCCAGCACCTCCCACACCAGGCTCCCTTCCCCTCTGAGCCCTCTACTGTAGCAGGTCTATTCAGAG GATACTCAACGCCACAGGCCCCTCCACAACAGTCAGCAGGGGGACTCCAAGTGGACTTTGAGTCAGTTTTTGGAGCCAAAGCCACAGGCAGCAACAGTGTCAATACTGATG ATATTACTGGGGGCATCCTGAAACCGACTCTCGCCGGCTCCAACCAGCCGTCCAGTCAGCAGCCGGAGAAGCTGGTGTCAGATGACCTTGACTCCTCCCTTGCTAACCTTGTCGGCA ACCTCGGCATTGGAAACGGCACGATGAAAAA TGACATCCACTGGAGCCAGCCGGGGGAGAAGAGGATGACCGGCGGCACCAACTGGCAGCCTAAGGCGGCGCCGACCACGACCTGGAACCCCGTCTCCATG GCACCGTCAATCATGGCCTTCCCCGCCACCACACCCACAGGCATGATGGGCTATGGCATG CCTCCACAAATGGGCTCTATGGGGATGATGAATCCACCCACCATGATGTACACCCAGCCTGTGATGAGGCCACCAAACCCCTTTGGCTCTGTGTCTAGTGCTCAG CCCTCCGCAGCCTCTAGTCCTTCCAGCCAGAGTCCTCTCCGAGCCCCTGGACAGGACCCGTTTGCACACCTCTCTCTCAAGGATTTCTTGTAG
- the picalmb gene encoding phosphatidylinositol binding clathrin assembly protein b isoform X4 has translation MSGQSITDRITAAQHSVTGSAVSKTVCKATTHEIMGPKKKHLDYLIHCTNEMNVNIPQLADSLFERTTNTSWVVVFKSLITTHHLMVYGNERFVQYLASRNTLFNLSNFLDKSGLQGYDMSTFIRRYSRYLNEKAVSYRQVAFDFTKVKRGVDGVMRTMNTEKLLKTIPIIQNQMDALLDFNVNANELTNGVINAAFMLLFKDSIRLFAAYNEGIINLLEKYFDMKKTQCKEGLDIYKKFLTRMTRISEFLKVAEQVGIDRGDIPDLSQAPSSLLEALEQHLASLEGKKVKDSTAASRASTLSNAVSSLASTGMSFTKVDEREKQAALEEEQARLKALKEQRLKELSKRPSFATTDTSPIATTGGTISTAPAIDLFSTPSCSNGAVKMESDLFDLQSTFQPSMQSGSTGLPVATAWADSFCGPVSTAQHLPHQAPFPSEPSTVAGLFRGYSTPQAPPQQSAGGLQVDFESVFGAKATGSNSVNTDDITGGILKPTLAGSNQPSSQQPEKLVSDDLDSSLANLVGNLGIGNGTMKNDIHWSQPGEKRMTGGTNWQPKAAPTTTWNPVSMAPSIMAFPATTPTGMMGYGMPPQMGSMGMMNPPTMMYTQPVMRPPNPFGSVSSAQVGARQSDYCTELMHDEPSAASSPSSQSPLRAPGQDPFAHLSLKDFL, from the exons ATGTCGGGGCAGAGCATTACGGACAGGATAACGGCAGCCCAGCACAGTGTAACGGGGTCCGCCGTGTCGAAAACAGTTTGCAAGGCCACCACTCACGAAATAATGGGCCcgaaaaagaaacatttggaTT atttgATCCACTGCACCAACGAGATGAACGTGAACATACCCCAGCTGGCGGACTCGCTGTTCGAGAGGACCACCAACACCAGCTGGGTGGTTGTGTTTAAGTCACTCATCACCACACACCACCTCATGGTCTATGGAAACGAG CGTTTTGTCCAGTACTTGGCTTCAAGGAATACACTTTTCAACCTCAGTAattttttggacaaaagtgGGTTACAAG gttATGACATGTCCACATTTATCAGGCGGTATAGTCGATACCTGAACGAGAAAGCTGTTTCATACAGACAGGTTGCCTTTGACTTCACAAAAGTGAAACGCGG AGTGGACGGCGTAATGAGGACCatgaacacagagaaactgCTCAAGACTATCCCCATTATTCAGAACCAGATGGACGCCCTTCTCGATTTCAAT GTCAATGCCAACGAGCTGACTAATGGAGTCATCAATGCAGCCTTCATGCTTCTCTTCAAAGATTCCATCAGGCTTTTTGCTGCTTACAATGAAGGCATTATCAATCTGCTTG AGAAATACTTTGACATGAAGAAGACTCAGTGTAAAGAAGGTTTGGACATTTACAAGAAGTTTCTCACCCGAATGACCCGGATATCAGAGTTCCTCAAAGTAGCAGAG CAGGTGGGAATTGATCGAGGCGACATTCCAGACCTTTCACAG GCTCCCAGTAGCCTTCTCGAAGCTCTGGAGCAGCACTTGGCCTCTTTAGAGGGCAAGAAAGTCAAAGACTCCACTGCAGCCAGCAG GGCCAGCACTCTGTCAAATGCAGTGTCATCACTGGCCAGCACGGGGATGTCTTTCACTAAAGTGGATGAGCGGGAGAAGCAGGCAGCTCTCGAAGAGGAACAGGCCCGACTCAAAGCTCTGAAG GAACAAAGGCTTAAAGAGCTCTCCAAGAGACCCTCCTTCGCCACCACTGATACATCGCCTATTGCCACCACCGGGGGCACCATCAGCACAGCACCAGCCATCGACCTCTTCTCTACGCCCAGCTGCTCGAATGG TGCAGTGAAGATGGAAAGTGACCTTTTTGACCTGCAGTCAACTTTCCAGCCCTCCATGCAATCAGGCTCAACAGGGCTTCCAGTGGCAACAGCATGGGCAG ACTCCTTCTGTGGTCCAGTGTCCACTGCCCAGCACCTCCCACACCAGGCTCCCTTCCCCTCTGAGCCCTCTACTGTAGCAGGTCTATTCAGAG GATACTCAACGCCACAGGCCCCTCCACAACAGTCAGCAGGGGGACTCCAAGTGGACTTTGAGTCAGTTTTTGGAGCCAAAGCCACAGGCAGCAACAGTGTCAATACTGATG ATATTACTGGGGGCATCCTGAAACCGACTCTCGCCGGCTCCAACCAGCCGTCCAGTCAGCAGCCGGAGAAGCTGGTGTCAGATGACCTTGACTCCTCCCTTGCTAACCTTGTCGGCA ACCTCGGCATTGGAAACGGCACGATGAAAAA TGACATCCACTGGAGCCAGCCGGGGGAGAAGAGGATGACCGGCGGCACCAACTGGCAGCCTAAGGCGGCGCCGACCACGACCTGGAACCCCGTCTCCATG GCACCGTCAATCATGGCCTTCCCCGCCACCACACCCACAGGCATGATGGGCTATGGCATG CCTCCACAAATGGGCTCTATGGGGATGATGAATCCACCCACCATGATGTACACCCAGCCTGTGATGAGGCCACCAAACCCCTTTGGCTCTGTGTCTAGTGCTCAGGTGGGTGCACGGCAGTCCGACTACTGCACCGAGCTGATGCACGATGAA CCCTCCGCAGCCTCTAGTCCTTCCAGCCAGAGTCCTCTCCGAGCCCCTGGACAGGACCCGTTTGCACACCTCTCTCTCAAGGATTTCTTGTAG
- the picalmb gene encoding phosphatidylinositol binding clathrin assembly protein b isoform X2 — MSGQSITDRITAAQHSVTGSAVSKTVCKATTHEIMGPKKKHLDYLIHCTNEMNVNIPQLADSLFERTTNTSWVVVFKSLITTHHLMVYGNERFVQYLASRNTLFNLSNFLDKSGLQGYDMSTFIRRYSRYLNEKAVSYRQVAFDFTKVKRGVDGVMRTMNTEKLLKTIPIIQNQMDALLDFNVNANELTNGVINAAFMLLFKDSIRLFAAYNEGIINLLEKYFDMKKTQCKEGLDIYKKFLTRMTRISEFLKVAEQVGIDRGDIPDLSQAPSSLLEALEQHLASLEGKKVKDSTAASRASTLSNAVSSLASTGMSFTKVDEREKQAALEEEQARLKALKEQRLKELSKRPSFATTDTSPIATTGGTISTAPAIDLFSTPSCSNGAVKMESDLFDLQSTFQPSMQSGSTGLPVATAWADPFTSAEAGDDSMPNLNPFLSKLVVDATHLPVVSSDGVSFSSRTSGHEMFGDRYNPFIDTNSSVSTNYKRTVRIEHSVSDSFCGPVSTAQHLPHQAPFPSEPSTVAGLFRGYSTPQAPPQQSAGGLQVDFESVFGAKATGSNSVNTDDITGGILKPTLAGSNQPSSQQPEKLVSDDLDSSLANLVGNLGIGNGTMKNDIHWSQPGEKRMTGGTNWQPKAAPTTTWNPVSMAPSIMAFPATTPTGMMGYGMPPQMGSMGMMNPPTMMYTQPVMRPPNPFGSVSSAQPSAASSPSSQSPLRAPGQDPFAHLSLKDFL, encoded by the exons ATGTCGGGGCAGAGCATTACGGACAGGATAACGGCAGCCCAGCACAGTGTAACGGGGTCCGCCGTGTCGAAAACAGTTTGCAAGGCCACCACTCACGAAATAATGGGCCcgaaaaagaaacatttggaTT atttgATCCACTGCACCAACGAGATGAACGTGAACATACCCCAGCTGGCGGACTCGCTGTTCGAGAGGACCACCAACACCAGCTGGGTGGTTGTGTTTAAGTCACTCATCACCACACACCACCTCATGGTCTATGGAAACGAG CGTTTTGTCCAGTACTTGGCTTCAAGGAATACACTTTTCAACCTCAGTAattttttggacaaaagtgGGTTACAAG gttATGACATGTCCACATTTATCAGGCGGTATAGTCGATACCTGAACGAGAAAGCTGTTTCATACAGACAGGTTGCCTTTGACTTCACAAAAGTGAAACGCGG AGTGGACGGCGTAATGAGGACCatgaacacagagaaactgCTCAAGACTATCCCCATTATTCAGAACCAGATGGACGCCCTTCTCGATTTCAAT GTCAATGCCAACGAGCTGACTAATGGAGTCATCAATGCAGCCTTCATGCTTCTCTTCAAAGATTCCATCAGGCTTTTTGCTGCTTACAATGAAGGCATTATCAATCTGCTTG AGAAATACTTTGACATGAAGAAGACTCAGTGTAAAGAAGGTTTGGACATTTACAAGAAGTTTCTCACCCGAATGACCCGGATATCAGAGTTCCTCAAAGTAGCAGAG CAGGTGGGAATTGATCGAGGCGACATTCCAGACCTTTCACAG GCTCCCAGTAGCCTTCTCGAAGCTCTGGAGCAGCACTTGGCCTCTTTAGAGGGCAAGAAAGTCAAAGACTCCACTGCAGCCAGCAG GGCCAGCACTCTGTCAAATGCAGTGTCATCACTGGCCAGCACGGGGATGTCTTTCACTAAAGTGGATGAGCGGGAGAAGCAGGCAGCTCTCGAAGAGGAACAGGCCCGACTCAAAGCTCTGAAG GAACAAAGGCTTAAAGAGCTCTCCAAGAGACCCTCCTTCGCCACCACTGATACATCGCCTATTGCCACCACCGGGGGCACCATCAGCACAGCACCAGCCATCGACCTCTTCTCTACGCCCAGCTGCTCGAATGG TGCAGTGAAGATGGAAAGTGACCTTTTTGACCTGCAGTCAACTTTCCAGCCCTCCATGCAATCAGGCTCAACAGGGCTTCCAGTGGCAACAGCATGGGCAG ATCCTTTCACCTCTGCTGAAGCTGGAGATGATTCCATGCCAAACCTCAACCCTTTCCTCTCAAAACTCGTTGTCGATGCCACTCACTTACCTGTCGTGTCTTCAGATGGTGTTAGCTTTTCCTCTAGGACATCTGGTCATGAAATGTTTGGTG ATCGTTACAATCCCTTTATTGACACAAACTCATCCGTTTCAACCAATTACAAACGCACAGTGCGGATAGAACACTCCGTCTCAG ACTCCTTCTGTGGTCCAGTGTCCACTGCCCAGCACCTCCCACACCAGGCTCCCTTCCCCTCTGAGCCCTCTACTGTAGCAGGTCTATTCAGAG GATACTCAACGCCACAGGCCCCTCCACAACAGTCAGCAGGGGGACTCCAAGTGGACTTTGAGTCAGTTTTTGGAGCCAAAGCCACAGGCAGCAACAGTGTCAATACTGATG ATATTACTGGGGGCATCCTGAAACCGACTCTCGCCGGCTCCAACCAGCCGTCCAGTCAGCAGCCGGAGAAGCTGGTGTCAGATGACCTTGACTCCTCCCTTGCTAACCTTGTCGGCA ACCTCGGCATTGGAAACGGCACGATGAAAAA TGACATCCACTGGAGCCAGCCGGGGGAGAAGAGGATGACCGGCGGCACCAACTGGCAGCCTAAGGCGGCGCCGACCACGACCTGGAACCCCGTCTCCATG GCACCGTCAATCATGGCCTTCCCCGCCACCACACCCACAGGCATGATGGGCTATGGCATG CCTCCACAAATGGGCTCTATGGGGATGATGAATCCACCCACCATGATGTACACCCAGCCTGTGATGAGGCCACCAAACCCCTTTGGCTCTGTGTCTAGTGCTCAG CCCTCCGCAGCCTCTAGTCCTTCCAGCCAGAGTCCTCTCCGAGCCCCTGGACAGGACCCGTTTGCACACCTCTCTCTCAAGGATTTCTTGTAG